A section of the Paenibacillus yonginensis genome encodes:
- a CDS encoding glycoside hydrolase family 3 C-terminal domain-containing protein: protein MKSQEYAYRNANLPVKERVENLLSLMTLEEKVAQMDMIRGVELATKVHEAHFCAVAEDSDFHWDRVEAGIGQNGIGFVHDVYSSPRVLNKLQKYFVDKTRLGIPCLFTGEALHGINYPGATVFPMPINMGATFHPELVREIGHAIAAETRSLGIAEILAPNLDLAREPRWGRVEETFGEDTFLSASMAYAIITGEQGDDISAPDAVVSEPKHYCVHGIPEGGTNCSSARVGVREIETSHLPVFEAGIKKAGAYNAMASYNNIDGEAVISSGHYLREVLKERYGLKGYVRADFGAINRLKTQHFMTADSKDSIEMAVNAGLDVQGFDFPNSYWQDTLVQLVTEGRVSQSTIDEAVGRILRVKFELGLFEHPFTDENRYREVIRCNEHKELSYRAARESIVLLKNEADILPLPRNGGSIALIGPSSGHQRIGSYSSVPYGYEVHSVYQEIVKAVPGVTVRQSDGCGITEYDIDLIPDSWYTDGVTLTYYNNGRFAGEPVGQDRANRINFNWILAKPHRDLDFVGYSVRMTAKLKVNTRDFGDAERFTGRLVFTSGDSVRVKIDGVTVIESFGAHKMRIPECEFTFENGAEHELEVEFVCDVNGNQLSLCLDSRTGRMEEAVRLAEECDTIVIVCGDDKMTSGEGMDRTDLRLYGKQRELIERVCALGKPTILVLENGKPVDLSYENEHCDAILAAWFGGEFGAKAIVDTLFGFVSPSGKLPISFPRSVGHTPCYYTLLPGGSGEYLEGTRRALFPFGHGLSYASFAYSELKIAALDSPYGFRVSFSVTNTGAALADEVAQLYIRDVTSSIVTPMKQLQGFQRLSLMAGETAMVEIDLGFDSFKLLNKQWEWVVEEGEFEIMVGSSSEDIRLKQSLVIDGKGRERPE, encoded by the coding sequence GTGAAATCACAGGAATATGCGTACCGCAACGCAAATTTACCGGTTAAAGAACGGGTGGAGAATCTTTTATCCCTTATGACGCTGGAGGAAAAGGTTGCCCAGATGGATATGATCCGCGGGGTGGAGCTTGCCACCAAAGTACATGAGGCACACTTTTGCGCCGTGGCGGAGGATTCCGATTTCCACTGGGACCGGGTGGAGGCCGGGATTGGGCAAAACGGAATAGGCTTCGTTCACGACGTTTATTCCTCTCCCCGCGTGCTGAACAAGCTGCAAAAATATTTCGTTGATAAAACGCGCCTGGGCATCCCTTGCTTGTTCACCGGAGAGGCGCTGCACGGTATCAACTATCCGGGGGCCACTGTGTTTCCAATGCCGATCAACATGGGAGCGACGTTTCATCCCGAGCTTGTCCGGGAGATCGGCCATGCGATCGCTGCCGAAACCCGCAGCCTCGGCATCGCCGAAATTTTGGCGCCCAACCTGGACTTGGCGCGGGAGCCCCGTTGGGGGCGGGTGGAGGAGACCTTTGGGGAGGATACCTTTTTGTCAGCATCGATGGCTTACGCCATCATAACGGGCGAGCAAGGCGATGATATTTCCGCTCCGGACGCGGTCGTCAGCGAGCCGAAGCATTACTGCGTACACGGCATTCCCGAAGGAGGCACAAACTGTTCATCTGCCCGCGTTGGTGTACGCGAGATTGAGACCAGCCATCTCCCGGTATTCGAGGCAGGCATCAAGAAGGCCGGCGCTTACAACGCCATGGCTTCCTACAACAACATCGACGGGGAGGCGGTAATCTCCTCCGGGCATTATTTGCGTGAGGTATTAAAGGAGCGTTACGGCCTGAAGGGTTATGTGCGCGCCGACTTCGGAGCGATCAACCGGCTCAAGACGCAGCATTTCATGACTGCAGACAGCAAGGACAGCATCGAGATGGCGGTGAATGCCGGACTGGACGTGCAGGGCTTCGATTTCCCGAATTCCTATTGGCAGGATACGCTGGTTCAGCTCGTCACTGAAGGCAGGGTTTCGCAAAGCACAATCGACGAAGCCGTAGGACGTATTCTCCGGGTGAAATTTGAACTGGGCCTGTTTGAACACCCCTTTACGGATGAGAACCGATACCGGGAGGTCATCCGCTGCAATGAGCATAAAGAGTTGTCTTATCGGGCCGCCCGAGAGTCGATTGTCCTGCTCAAAAATGAAGCAGACATTCTTCCCCTTCCAAGAAATGGCGGCAGCATCGCCTTGATCGGCCCAAGTTCGGGACACCAGCGGATCGGCAGCTATTCCTCGGTTCCTTACGGCTATGAGGTGCATTCCGTTTATCAAGAGATCGTTAAGGCCGTTCCGGGGGTGACGGTCCGGCAGAGCGACGGCTGCGGCATCACCGAATACGACATCGACCTTATTCCCGACTCTTGGTACACGGACGGAGTAACGCTGACTTATTACAACAACGGCCGTTTTGCCGGTGAGCCGGTGGGGCAGGACCGGGCGAATCGAATCAACTTTAACTGGATTTTGGCCAAACCGCATCGCGATCTCGATTTTGTAGGCTACTCGGTGCGCATGACCGCCAAATTGAAGGTGAACACCCGTGATTTCGGGGACGCCGAGCGCTTTACCGGCCGGCTGGTGTTTACCTCGGGCGACAGCGTTCGGGTGAAAATAGATGGTGTGACGGTGATCGAGAGCTTCGGGGCCCATAAAATGAGAATTCCCGAATGCGAGTTTACTTTCGAGAACGGAGCCGAGCATGAGCTGGAAGTTGAATTCGTCTGCGATGTGAACGGCAATCAGCTGAGCCTTTGTCTGGACAGCAGAACCGGGCGCATGGAGGAAGCGGTCAGGCTGGCCGAGGAATGCGACACGATCGTGATTGTCTGCGGCGACGACAAGATGACCAGCGGCGAAGGGATGGACCGGACTGACCTGCGTCTCTACGGCAAGCAGCGCGAGCTGATCGAGCGGGTTTGCGCGCTCGGGAAACCGACGATCCTCGTGCTGGAGAACGGCAAGCCGGTGGATCTCAGCTACGAGAACGAGCATTGCGACGCCATCCTCGCGGCCTGGTTCGGCGGGGAGTTCGGAGCCAAAGCGATCGTGGATACGTTATTCGGGTTCGTCAGCCCATCCGGGAAGCTGCCGATTTCCTTCCCCCGCAGCGTGGGGCACACCCCCTGTTACTACACGCTGCTTCCGGGCGGCAGCGGGGAATACCTGGAGGGCACGCGCAGAGCGTTGTTCCCGTTCGGGCATGGGCTCAGCTACGCCTCGTTCGCCTATTCGGAATTAAAGATTGCGGCGCTCGATTCGCCTTACGGCTTCCGCGTATCGTTTAGCGTTACGAATACCGGCGCCGCTTTGGCCGATGAGGTGGCCCAACTGTACATCCGCGACGTAACCAGTTCCATCGTTACGCCGATGAAGCAGCTGCAAGGCTTTCAAAGATTATCCCTCATGGCGGGAGAAACGGCGATGGTAGAAATCGACCTAGGCTTCGACAGCTTCAAATTGCTCAATAAACAATGGGAATGGGTCGTCGAGGAAGGTGAATTCGAAATTATGGTTGGAAGCTCCAGCGAGGATATCCGCTTAAAGCAGAGTCTTGTTATCGACGGAAAAGGGAGAGAACGGCCTGAATAA
- a CDS encoding alpha-mannosidase, translating into MLNEKQIDRMLRKLTRFETTLEPLIFETIDQVVMRKFHTDRQWHHIPDDSRFEECLPGDHYQGEGTYCWFKGTYTVPSRYAGKALYIKPEIGGYEALLWVNNKPFGTFASKIVVTGHGNHYCDLLKQNAAAGEVIDIAIEYYAGHYVKGCTPFEELGMRSFDYEYGGVQICLMNEEIAEFYFDLKTLNQLVAELDANSFRRAEVVNALTEVHKVLYYSYEAVEPEDFFAALRKASPYLKKALKATNSASAPFAGLIGHSHMDTAWLWYRDETIKKCARTYSNQISLMQRYPEYKFIQSSSYHTEMIRKHYPALFEDISQMVKEGRYEPNGAVWVECDCNLTSGESMIRQFLWGQRYTREHFNYTSNAFWLPDTFGYSAAIPQIMKGCGVDYFLTTKLGWNDTTDFPYETFYWKGIDGTKVLTHFNKTHLWPDAASLIDYVVDGKHSRDPIREKTVNNMRLISYGFGDGGGGPQFEMIEMARRVQDLEGVPRSAHITAGEFMRQLEQSVVNPSTHTGELYLQLHRGTLTNQHNIKRNNRKAEFLLRDLEYVTVREAVQSGRIASDEGIRPLMETLLVNQFHDTLPGTSIPKAHDQALTEMTELLQTGNELLHERITVRPEAQTMSIINTLSFDRTDTVYLPVDGDWQVEGSYVQQIVEDLEGKRMLAVSGLTVPALSAVSLKLVPGKPAGVSPFAYAGDTLQTPFARVIFDEEGYIASFVDQRNGRELRGDGQPLNTFLMAEDVPQAWDNWDIDADIELKLAPSAKLLSRQIVADGAAEFRIRSQYRLSARSTLRQDMIFFASSPEVRFETVMDWQDEHRLLKTAFSTSILTDFVRQEVQFGYLRRPTTRNTSEEKAMFEVVNHKYSDLSENRYGVALLNDCKYGISVQDGEMRLTLHKGGMRPDFRGDKGVHACTYSFYPHDEGFGAASVIHPAYELNVRPIVVKGKVDGNQFASVDADNVLIEAIKPCEDAERAFILRLYEAEGTYTRTKLTLGGQAKAKEITNMLEETVEPLNGKSESELVFRPFEIKTVKVTY; encoded by the coding sequence ATGCTGAATGAAAAGCAGATCGACCGCATGCTGCGCAAATTAACGCGGTTTGAAACGACGCTGGAGCCATTGATCTTTGAAACGATTGACCAGGTGGTCATGCGCAAATTCCACACCGATCGGCAGTGGCACCATATTCCGGACGACAGCAGGTTCGAGGAATGCTTGCCCGGGGACCATTATCAAGGTGAAGGAACCTATTGCTGGTTTAAAGGAACCTACACCGTTCCTTCGCGATATGCAGGGAAGGCGCTCTACATCAAACCGGAAATCGGGGGTTATGAGGCGCTGCTGTGGGTGAACAACAAACCCTTCGGCACCTTTGCCAGCAAAATTGTCGTAACGGGACATGGCAACCACTATTGCGATCTGCTCAAGCAAAATGCGGCTGCGGGCGAGGTAATCGATATCGCTATCGAATATTACGCCGGGCATTATGTTAAGGGCTGTACGCCTTTCGAAGAACTCGGAATGCGCAGTTTTGACTATGAATACGGCGGCGTCCAAATCTGCCTGATGAACGAGGAGATCGCCGAGTTCTATTTTGATTTGAAAACGCTTAACCAGCTCGTCGCCGAATTGGACGCCAACAGTTTCCGGCGGGCCGAGGTCGTGAACGCGTTAACGGAAGTACATAAGGTGCTGTACTATTCGTATGAGGCGGTCGAACCGGAGGACTTTTTCGCCGCGCTGCGGAAAGCGAGTCCTTATCTCAAGAAGGCGCTCAAGGCTACGAACTCTGCGTCCGCACCGTTCGCCGGCTTGATCGGCCACTCGCATATGGATACGGCTTGGCTGTGGTATCGGGATGAAACGATTAAGAAATGTGCCCGCACTTATTCCAACCAGATCAGCCTCATGCAGCGTTATCCCGAATACAAGTTTATTCAAAGCTCCTCTTACCATACCGAAATGATCCGCAAGCATTACCCTGCCCTGTTCGAAGATATTTCCCAAATGGTGAAGGAAGGAAGATATGAGCCAAACGGCGCGGTGTGGGTGGAATGCGACTGCAATCTGACCTCGGGGGAATCGATGATCCGCCAGTTTCTGTGGGGACAGCGCTATACCCGGGAGCACTTCAATTACACCTCCAATGCGTTCTGGCTTCCCGATACCTTTGGATACAGTGCGGCTATTCCGCAGATCATGAAAGGCTGCGGCGTCGATTATTTTCTGACGACCAAACTGGGCTGGAACGACACCACGGACTTTCCGTATGAAACTTTTTACTGGAAAGGCATCGACGGAACGAAGGTGCTCACCCATTTCAACAAAACGCATCTATGGCCTGACGCAGCTAGCCTGATCGACTACGTCGTGGACGGCAAACACAGCCGCGACCCGATCCGCGAGAAAACCGTGAACAACATGCGGCTAATTTCATACGGGTTTGGCGACGGCGGCGGCGGTCCGCAGTTTGAAATGATCGAAATGGCCCGCCGGGTTCAGGATTTGGAAGGCGTACCCCGCTCTGCCCACATCACGGCTGGAGAATTCATGAGACAGCTCGAGCAGTCGGTCGTGAATCCGTCCACCCATACCGGTGAGCTGTACTTGCAGCTGCATCGTGGAACGTTGACGAACCAGCACAACATCAAACGCAATAATCGCAAGGCCGAGTTCCTGCTGCGGGATCTCGAGTACGTTACGGTCCGCGAAGCGGTTCAGTCCGGCCGTATTGCCTCTGACGAAGGCATTCGCCCGCTGATGGAAACGCTGCTCGTGAACCAGTTTCATGACACGCTGCCCGGCACCTCCATTCCGAAGGCGCATGACCAGGCCCTTACGGAAATGACTGAACTGCTGCAAACGGGAAATGAGCTGCTGCACGAACGAATCACCGTGCGTCCGGAAGCGCAAACGATGTCCATCATCAATACGCTGTCTTTTGACCGTACGGACACGGTCTATCTGCCTGTCGACGGGGATTGGCAGGTCGAAGGCAGCTATGTGCAGCAGATAGTCGAGGACCTCGAAGGCAAACGTATGCTTGCCGTATCCGGTTTGACCGTCCCGGCGCTGTCGGCGGTTTCTCTGAAGCTGGTTCCAGGCAAGCCGGCAGGTGTTTCGCCGTTCGCATATGCCGGAGATACGCTGCAAACGCCGTTCGCCCGTGTGATTTTTGATGAAGAGGGTTATATCGCTTCGTTCGTGGATCAAAGAAACGGCCGGGAGCTGCGCGGCGACGGGCAACCGCTCAATACGTTCCTGATGGCTGAAGACGTCCCTCAGGCTTGGGATAACTGGGATATAGACGCCGACATCGAGCTGAAGCTGGCACCTTCCGCCAAGCTGCTGTCCCGCCAGATCGTCGCTGACGGAGCAGCTGAATTCCGGATTCGCAGCCAGTACCGGCTGTCGGCGCGCTCGACTTTGCGACAGGATATGATTTTCTTTGCGTCGAGCCCGGAAGTACGGTTCGAGACCGTTATGGATTGGCAGGACGAACACCGTTTGCTGAAAACGGCGTTCAGCACGTCCATTCTGACTGATTTTGTCCGCCAGGAGGTGCAGTTCGGATATCTGCGCCGCCCTACAACGCGGAACACAAGTGAAGAGAAAGCCATGTTTGAGGTGGTCAATCACAAATACAGCGATCTGTCGGAGAATCGTTACGGAGTCGCCCTACTCAACGATTGCAAATACGGAATTTCCGTACAGGACGGCGAAATGCGGCTGACCCTGCATAAAGGCGGTATGCGTCCTGATTTCCGCGGAGACAAAGGCGTGCACGCCTGCACTTATTCGTTCTATCCGCATGACGAGGGTTTCGGCGCGGCTTCAGTCATCCACCCGGCTTATGAGCTGAACGTCCGGCCGATTGTCGTCAAGGGTAAAGTCGATGGAAACCAATTTGCGAGTGTCGACGCCGACAATGTGCTGATCGAAGCGATAAAACCATGCGAGGACGCTGAGCGTGCGTTCATCCTTCGTTTATACGAAGCGGAAGGAACCTACACGCGTACAAAGCTGACCCTTGGCGGTCAGGCCAAAGCAAAGGAAATAACCAACATGCTGGAAGAAACCGTAGAGCCGTTGAACGGAAAAAGTGAGTCCGAACTGGTCTTCCGGCCGTTCGAAATCAAAACGGTAAAAGTTACTTACTAA
- a CDS encoding GntR family transcriptional regulator, giving the protein MPKQTNKLLYQIIKDEILSRIENQQFSYDEPICTEKSLSEQYGVSRITSKRAIDDLENEGVLYRKRGVGSFVRRPEPGESPSPSGTPSAEVRTGGKTVPLILPFAQFQGGIFRIVEAATKRLENHDYHLAVHICEPDDQKMRSLLLHLYSQHVETLIWYPKGKEMYLDILKKFTDDGTRVIILDKPHDISYLSSVVCDNFGGGYQLTSHLIDYGHRNIAYLSGIPVSEVPSLSDRFKGFSQCMKDRGLEVNPEFLKIGLSSDYHMLKHVVNGLYKSGVTAIECENDEVAFNVYMCCRSLSIQVPAQMNITGFDNIEWAVTGSAQITTVDQNFAAIGEEIADLILSGDPKPVSKTVPVRLVPRASTGPTNA; this is encoded by the coding sequence ATGCCAAAACAAACGAACAAATTATTATATCAAATCATAAAAGATGAAATTCTCTCCCGGATCGAAAATCAACAGTTTTCCTATGACGAGCCGATCTGCACGGAGAAAAGTCTGTCAGAGCAATACGGTGTCAGCCGCATTACCTCCAAACGGGCGATTGACGATTTGGAGAATGAAGGTGTGCTTTACCGCAAACGCGGAGTAGGCAGTTTTGTACGCCGTCCGGAGCCTGGAGAATCCCCCTCCCCAAGCGGAACCCCTTCCGCAGAAGTTCGGACAGGGGGGAAAACCGTGCCTCTGATTCTTCCATTTGCCCAGTTCCAGGGAGGCATCTTCCGCATTGTCGAAGCGGCGACCAAACGGCTCGAGAACCATGACTATCATCTCGCCGTCCACATCTGCGAGCCGGATGACCAAAAGATGAGAAGCTTGCTGCTTCACTTGTATTCGCAGCATGTCGAAACCCTCATTTGGTATCCGAAGGGGAAAGAAATGTATCTCGATATTTTAAAAAAATTTACGGATGACGGAACACGCGTCATCATTCTGGATAAACCGCACGATATCAGCTACTTGAGCAGCGTAGTCTGCGATAATTTCGGGGGAGGCTATCAGCTGACCAGCCATCTGATCGACTACGGTCATCGCAACATCGCTTATCTGTCAGGGATACCGGTCAGTGAAGTGCCCAGTTTGTCCGACCGCTTCAAAGGCTTCTCGCAGTGCATGAAAGACCGGGGTCTTGAAGTGAATCCCGAATTTCTGAAAATCGGTCTGAGTTCCGACTACCATATGCTCAAACATGTCGTCAACGGTCTTTACAAATCAGGGGTTACCGCAATCGAATGCGAAAACGACGAGGTGGCCTTCAATGTCTACATGTGCTGCCGGAGTCTGTCTATCCAGGTCCCTGCGCAAATGAACATCACGGGGTTTGATAACATCGAATGGGCAGTAACCGGCAGTGCACAAATTACGACGGTCGACCAAAATTTTGCCGCCATCGGCGAGGAGATCGCCGATCTCATTTTGAGTGGCGATCCGAAGCCCGTATCCAAGACGGTGCCCGTGCGCCTCGTGCCAAGGGCATCCACCGGGCCGACGAACGCCTAA
- a CDS encoding extracellular solute-binding protein yields MIRRKVLAFLLAGVMLTTLAACSGNAPNNANSSGSPNAGTASTNSSKDNVELTVLSLPGNESGVATGWWAEEVKKATGVTLNFLPTGDQGEQKLQAMMASGSLPDIVVFKDYKQVQNAVDANMLAAYDDYKELVPNLYANAATSLKYYADNLSGGKGKSYGVGTKIKTDPETKGDSGPFIRYDLYKKVGAPPVNTLDDLLAVLKKMQDAEPTNADGQKVYGLSIWKDWDQSYMTMGMFAAPYMGSKIPDEKSLVEIHNVGGESKVESILSDDSAYMNFLHFLYQANQMGLLDPDSITQRFDDAVAKTTAGRVLFALDGWGTSDFSTVERQNQGIGFMPLPLGYTRTRTALQPVGVPWTMSVSASSKNIEKAMEFVNWNYSFDAARTTENGPKGVTWDIDANGKPALTQKYFDIQQHPDDVFADGKTYAKGASPLNALAFWGSSINPEDGAAVGNVFWDKSPYAPADTKLRLDWQADYGAYDMNSYLTKNADKTQTETVATYPTLSDDMVVLSSRIGDVVKTNSWKMVLAKNDAEYNELKDKMISDADKIGINDFVKWYTDEYKKAEDLAAEYSE; encoded by the coding sequence ATGATTCGGAGAAAAGTTTTGGCCTTTTTGCTTGCGGGTGTGATGCTGACCACCTTGGCGGCTTGCAGCGGCAATGCACCTAACAATGCCAATAGCTCGGGTTCGCCTAATGCTGGCACTGCAAGTACAAACAGTTCCAAAGACAATGTTGAGCTTACCGTATTAAGCTTGCCGGGCAATGAATCGGGCGTAGCGACGGGCTGGTGGGCGGAGGAGGTTAAGAAGGCTACAGGCGTAACGCTGAACTTTTTGCCTACCGGTGATCAGGGCGAACAGAAGCTGCAGGCGATGATGGCGAGCGGAAGTCTTCCGGATATCGTTGTATTCAAGGATTATAAGCAGGTGCAGAATGCAGTGGATGCTAATATGCTCGCCGCATACGATGACTATAAGGAGCTTGTCCCGAATCTTTATGCCAATGCGGCAACTTCATTGAAGTATTACGCGGATAACTTGAGCGGAGGAAAGGGCAAATCTTACGGCGTTGGCACAAAGATCAAGACAGATCCTGAAACCAAAGGAGATAGCGGCCCGTTTATCCGGTACGATTTGTATAAAAAAGTTGGCGCTCCGCCAGTCAATACGCTGGATGACCTGCTGGCCGTTTTGAAGAAGATGCAGGATGCCGAACCCACAAATGCCGACGGACAGAAAGTTTACGGCTTGTCCATCTGGAAGGACTGGGACCAGTCCTATATGACCATGGGGATGTTTGCAGCGCCTTATATGGGCAGTAAAATTCCCGATGAAAAATCTCTGGTAGAAATTCATAACGTGGGTGGAGAGTCTAAGGTTGAATCCATACTGAGTGACGACAGCGCTTATATGAACTTCTTGCATTTCCTCTATCAAGCCAACCAAATGGGGCTGCTGGACCCTGATTCCATTACGCAGCGTTTTGACGATGCCGTTGCTAAAACAACTGCAGGCCGAGTATTGTTTGCTCTTGATGGTTGGGGCACCAGCGATTTCTCTACTGTGGAAAGACAAAATCAAGGCATCGGGTTTATGCCGCTTCCGCTTGGTTACACAAGAACGCGTACGGCTTTGCAGCCGGTAGGTGTTCCGTGGACGATGTCTGTGAGTGCGTCTTCCAAGAATATTGAAAAAGCCATGGAATTTGTCAACTGGAATTATTCATTCGATGCTGCACGCACGACGGAAAATGGTCCTAAGGGCGTTACATGGGATATCGACGCCAATGGCAAACCTGCTTTGACACAAAAATACTTTGATATCCAGCAGCATCCTGACGATGTGTTTGCTGACGGCAAAACCTATGCGAAGGGGGCTTCACCGCTGAATGCGCTTGCCTTCTGGGGCTCCAGCATAAACCCGGAAGACGGCGCTGCGGTAGGGAATGTATTTTGGGATAAATCGCCTTATGCCCCTGCCGATACCAAGCTCAGACTTGACTGGCAAGCCGACTATGGAGCTTATGATATGAACAGCTATCTTACTAAGAACGCAGACAAAACACAAACGGAGACAGTAGCAACCTATCCTACCCTGAGCGACGATATGGTGGTTCTTTCCTCCAGAATCGGGGATGTTGTCAAGACTAACTCCTGGAAGATGGTGCTTGCCAAAAACGATGCCGAATATAATGAGCTCAAGGATAAAATGATCTCCGATGCGGATAAAATAGGGATCAATGATTTTGTGAAATGGTATACGGATGAGTACAAGAAGGCGGAGGACTTAGCAGCGGAGTATTCAGAATAA
- a CDS encoding carbohydrate ABC transporter permease gives MKGMKDLKYKLTTGDYVFNSINYVVLTLFTLTCVIPFYYLFINTISDNTLVTKGLIVWLPQGIHFANYIQILKIDGLFNSVLVSVGRTVLGTVLTLVGTTFLGYAFSRPEFWKRKIWYRFVLITMYFNAGIIPWYINMKNLGLLNNFLAYIIPSIVAPFSLILFKTYVESIPSSLEESADMDGAGYMTKYARLIMPLSKPIVATLAVFSAVGQWNSFTDTLFLMTDPKYYSLQYMLYQYLNESNALADSLRQAAAAGSQVNLATVLTPTGVKMTISMVVVIPILCVYPFLQRYFVNGIMLGAVKG, from the coding sequence ATGAAAGGAATGAAGGATTTGAAGTACAAATTAACAACGGGTGATTATGTTTTCAATTCTATCAATTATGTAGTCTTAACGTTATTTACTCTTACTTGCGTGATCCCGTTTTATTATCTGTTCATCAATACAATCAGCGATAATACGCTGGTGACAAAAGGTCTTATTGTCTGGCTGCCCCAAGGGATTCATTTTGCAAACTACATTCAGATCCTCAAAATCGACGGGCTGTTCAATTCCGTCCTGGTTTCAGTCGGAAGAACGGTTTTGGGAACGGTGCTGACTTTGGTAGGCACGACGTTTCTGGGCTATGCCTTTAGCAGGCCCGAATTCTGGAAAAGAAAGATATGGTACCGTTTTGTCCTGATTACCATGTATTTTAATGCAGGAATTATACCGTGGTATATCAATATGAAGAACCTGGGGCTTTTAAATAACTTTTTAGCCTATATCATCCCGTCTATTGTAGCTCCGTTTTCCCTGATTTTGTTCAAAACCTATGTAGAGAGCATTCCCTCGTCCCTGGAGGAATCGGCGGATATGGACGGAGCGGGATATATGACCAAATATGCACGGCTGATCATGCCGTTATCCAAGCCGATTGTCGCAACCCTGGCTGTATTTTCTGCAGTAGGCCAGTGGAATTCATTTACCGATACGCTGTTTTTAATGACGGATCCGAAATATTACTCCTTGCAGTATATGCTGTATCAGTATTTGAATGAGTCCAATGCGCTGGCAGACTCGCTGAGACAAGCGGCGGCGGCCGGTTCACAGGTAAATCTGGCCACGGTTTTAACGCCGACAGGCGTCAAAATGACGATATCGATGGTCGTCGTGATCCCTATTTTATGTGTCTACCCATTTTTACAAAGGTATTTTGTAAACGGTATCATGCTCGGAGCTGTTAAAGGATAA